The window GCTAGCACGTCGCAGAGTTGCCATGCTGCTTGATCTCGGCTTGTCGGCTACGGAGGACCCAATCTTAATGGGAGCCATTTCCGGCACTTGTTCCTgtgcttcttccagctcttccttaTCTTGAGAGCTGAGAGGCTCAATAACGGTGGAGGTTTCACTGGATTCTCcagaagagctgctgctggaggcgTTGTTAGAATCGTGGCCCGCAGTTCTCAAGAGATCGGCAACAAGTCCCTTCCTAGCGACAAGCTGCTCATAAGTTCCTCTCTCGAcaatctctccatccttgaGGAGTGTGATGTAGCTGGCTTGCTTCAGGACAGAAATGGCGTTTGTAGCGAGGATACGGGTCTTGGTAGAAAGCAATCCACGGGGGCCAAGGACGTTTTCAATAATGTGTCGACCAACGTGAGAATCCACAGCCGACAgaacatcatcaagaagataAATGTCGGCTCTAGCATAGACAGCACGGGCCAGCGAAACACGAGCCTTTTGGCCACCGCTCAGAGAGATACCTCGCTCGCCCACGACGGTCTCATCACCGTCGGGGAGCTGAGCGAAGTCGTCAACGAGAGCACAGGCCTTGACTGTCTTTTCGTAGAAATCGGCATCCCATTTATATCCGAACACGATGTTTTCTTTAACCGTAGCGTTGAGAATCCAGCATTGCTGGGAAGCATATGCAACAGTGCCGCGAACCTCAGCAGAGCCATTGATCTTGAAGAGACTACCCAGAATACTTTGCAAGAAGGACGACTTGCCAGCTCCAACTCTTCCGACAACGCATGACAGCTCTCCCTTGTAAGCAGTGAAGTTGATATCTGTCAGCGCGTTCTTATCCTCGTGTCGGTTCCAAGAGAAAGTGCCGTCTCGGATGAGAACGGTCTCCTCTCCCATCTCCTGAGGAGCTGGTCCGATAGTGACAGCATCTGTCTGCAGCTCCTCAGCTGTGAGGAACGCGGTCAGacggccaacagcaaccgAGGCCTCTACAATAGAGGTAAGGACCATAGGGAGCACAGCAAGGGGGAAAGTCAAGAGGTTGAAGAGGGCAAGAGCAGGGAAAACGATATCCGTGGTCAGAGGGCGGTCCTGGGTGAGGACAAAAACGGTAAAGGTAGAGCATGAGACGAAGAAGGGCGCTGTATTCCAGGTGAAGTTGGCCACAGCCTGGGTCGCGCCAATTCTCCGCAAGTTCTTCAGTTCTTGCTCGTTTCGGACAAAGTTCAGCTTGGCCATGAAAGCAGAACCCCAGGCATAAAGCTTAATGCTCTtcatgttgttgatgatttCATTAATCAGTCTGCTTCTTGcgtccttgttcttcatctGATCTTTCTGCAAGTTTCTCATCATACGAGCGACAAGGCCTTGCACGGGCATCATGATGATCATGACGACGATACCGGCCATCATGGACCATCCGACCAGGTTGTAGAGGGAAACCATGCAGATGATAATCTGGAACGGCGCGGACCAGGCCTGCTGAGCGAACTGAGTAAGATCTTGGAGACGCTGGGCGTCGACGGCCATGTAGTTGACAATGTCACCGGTGGTCTTGGTCGATCGTCCCTCATTAGAAAGTCGCAGAGACTTTCGGTAGATGGTCGAAGCCAAACCACCCTTGATGCGCATTCCAGTAACGAAAGCCAGCTGGAAGTATTGGTGAATCATGGTAGTCTGGAAGACGGCGCAAGCAAACATGGCGAACGCAATTGTAGCGCCCTGGACGACAGGCTGGGGAGTCCCCTCAGAGCTTTTCGACTCAACTTGGTAGGAAGCGACGAAGGTAATCAGAAGGCGGAGAAGCTGAGGTTGGATATATTGCGCAATATCGTTCCCAACCTTGAAGAAAGCGGCTGTGATGTAAGGGCCTCCGTAGGCTCGGAACAGGGCCAACCACAACGACGGCGAGTTGGGACGTCGTTTGAGCTCGTGTTTCCATGCTTCTTCGAGCGCCTCTCCCGTCCTCTTGGTTTGGTCGGCTCGAGTCAAGCCCCAGAGATCGTTCTCCGTCAAGAAAACCTTGTAGCCGCGTCTCATCAGGGGCGTCATCCAGGAGAAAgtgagcttggagaagacaGTAGCGTATTCTTCAGGgcactcttcttcttccaggatGGCTTCATAGCCGCTGGGGTTGGAACGAGGCCAGAGCCACTCGACCAAAAACTCAACCACGCTAAGACCAACACCGACGGAGTAGGTAACAAAGTAGGGGAGGTTCTTGGTGTAGAGCTGCTGCGAGATCAACGAGCGCTCCTTCACGGCGAAGGAAATGAGCAGCAGTAGCCAGTAGAACAAAACGACTCCATTGGCGTTTCTCAACCGCGAATGCTCCAACCACTGGATCGTGAAGATGACAAACAAGGAAAGGATGAGGAGAACAGAGGTCCAGGCACGGAAATCACCGTACCAGGTACTTCCGTAGCTGACGATTTGGAAAGCAAACTGAACGGCAAcattggcgatgatggcggccAGCAAAATCTGGTTCAACAATTAGCATGTGAGCTGTTCCATGACATACGATATAGAAATCCCACGCGCGCAGCGTACCTGTTTAATCCAGAAATGCGCGTTCTTGGAGGTTGTATattcctgctgcttcttcttcttcagccaccAGATGGCAACGGAGCCAAAGAGGACGCCATAGGCGGCAACAGAGGCAATCCAGACATCGACGAAGCAAGGCGTAAAGTCCCACCGATACGGACTCAAAGGACCCCAGCCTTCTTCATTGCCGCAAAAGTTCTTGCAAGAGGCGGACGCGGCGAGATAGTGGCTTCCCAGCTCCTGTAATGGCCGGTAGCCGGTGAACGAGCCAGAGTGCAGCAGCACCTTTTGCTCGTCGTACGGATCCATGATTGCGATCCAACTCTTTCAGACTAGAGGTCTAGGTCGTTACCGCATGCTCGTCGGTCGGTCGGTCGAATCGAATCGAGGCTCGCTCGCAGCGATGAAGTCGGAGCTGAGCTGCTGGTTTAGGTTTTATCGGTCAGTGACGCAAGGGGCTTTTTGGGGCAAAAACAGCCAATGCGAGA of the Trichoderma breve strain T069 chromosome 4, whole genome shotgun sequence genome contains:
- a CDS encoding ABC transporter transmembrane region domain-containing protein, which codes for MDPYDEQKVLLHSGSFTGYRPLQELGSHYLAASASCKNFCGNEEGWGPLSPYRWDFTPCFVDVWIASVAAYGVLFGSVAIWWLKKKKQQEYTTSKNAHFWIKQILLAAIIANVAVQFAFQIVSYGSTWYGDFRAWTSVLLILSLFVIFTIQWLEHSRLRNANGVVLFYWLLLLISFAVKERSLISQQLYTKNLPYFVTYSVGVGLSVVEFLVEWLWPRSNPSGYEAILEEEECPEEYATVFSKLTFSWMTPLMRRGYKVFLTENDLWGLTRADQTKRTGEALEEAWKHELKRRPNSPSLWLALFRAYGGPYITAAFFKVGNDIAQYIQPQLLRLLITFVASYQVESKSSEGTPQPVVQGATIAFAMFACAVFQTTMIHQYFQLAFVTGMRIKGGLASTIYRKSLRLSNEGRSTKTTGDIVNYMAVDAQRLQDLTQFAQQAWSAPFQIIICMVSLYNLVGWSMMAGIVVMIIMMPVQGLVARMMRNLQKDQMKNKDARSRLINEIINNMKSIKLYAWGSAFMAKLNFVRNEQELKNLRRIGATQAVANFTWNTAPFFVSCSTFTVFVLTQDRPLTTDIVFPALALFNLLTFPLAVLPMVLTSIVEASVAVGRLTAFLTAEELQTDAVTIGPAPQEMGEETVLIRDGTFSWNRHEDKNALTDINFTAYKGELSCVVGRVGAGKSSFLQSILGSLFKINGSAEVRGTVAYASQQCWILNATVKENIVFGYKWDADFYEKTVKACALVDDFAQLPDGDETVVGERGISLSGGQKARVSLARAVYARADIYLLDDVLSAVDSHVGRHIIENVLGPRGLLSTKTRILATNAISVLKQASYITLLKDGEIVERGTYEQLVARKGLVADLLRTAGHDSNNASSSSSSGESSETSTVIEPLSSQDKEELEEAQEQVPEMAPIKIGSSVADKPRSSSMATLRRASTASFKGPRGKLTDEEVAGSSRTKQAKEHVEQGKVKWSVYGEYAKENNLFAVAIYMIALLAAQTANIGGSFWLKEWADQNQKAGANYDIGKFIGIYFAFGIGSSLLTVIQTLILWIFCSIEASRKLHERMANAIFRSPMSFFDTTPAGRILNRFSSDIYRVDEVLARTFNMLFVNVGKSGFTLGIIAVTVPAFSSLIIPIALTYYWIQRYYLRTSRELKRLDSVSRSPIYAHFQESLGGVATIRAYRQQDRFQLENEWRIDANLRAYFPSISANRWLAVRLEFIGAIVILAAAGFGIVAVASNSRISAGQIGLAMSYALQITTSLNWIVRQTVEVETNIVSVERVLEYARLPSEAPEIIPSRRPPVAWPAKGEVDFKNYSTRYREGLDLVLKNINLDIKTHEKIGVVGRTGAGKSSLTLALFRLIEPVTGQIDIDNLNTSSIGLLDLRRRLAIIPQDAALFEGTVRDNLDPGHVHDDSELWSVLDHARLKDHVASLEGGLEAKINEGGSNLSQGQRQLVSLARAMLTPSNILVLDEATAAVDIETDAMLQATLRSPLFSNRTIITVAHRLNTILDSDRVVVLDKGEVVEFDTPSELYKKQGIFFNLMKQAGLEIETS